In one Polaribacter sp. ALD11 genomic region, the following are encoded:
- a CDS encoding TetR/AcrR family transcriptional regulator, which yields MAKLQKSIDKRNALIKATIELVNNNGFHATPMSKIAKMANVSPATIYLYFENKQDLVNKTYIEVKAKYTDYAFETYDVNMSVEKGFELIWKRIADFKLKDCENAMFLAQCDNTPVIDEISRQEGIKHLQPLLDLWNRGKNEDIIKPMSDYLLYAYSINPLSFLMMSEKRGTFKLDKTHLEEAYQSAWNSIRVMN from the coding sequence ATGGCGAAACTTCAAAAGAGTATAGACAAGAGGAATGCGCTAATTAAAGCGACTATAGAGTTGGTGAACAATAATGGTTTTCATGCGACACCTATGAGTAAAATCGCAAAAATGGCGAATGTTTCTCCTGCTACTATTTATTTATATTTTGAAAATAAACAAGATTTGGTGAATAAAACATACATAGAAGTGAAAGCAAAATACACTGATTATGCTTTTGAAACCTATGATGTGAACATGTCTGTAGAAAAAGGATTTGAATTGATTTGGAAACGCATTGCAGATTTTAAATTAAAAGATTGTGAAAATGCAATGTTTTTGGCACAATGTGACAACACACCTGTAATTGATGAAATTAGTAGACAAGAAGGAATTAAACACTTACAACCCCTACTCGATCTTTGGAATCGTGGAAAGAATGAAGACATTATTAAACCGATGTCAGATTATTTGTTATATGCATATTCGATAAATCCGTTATCGTTTTTAATGATGTCAGAAAAAAGAGGTACTTTCAAGTTAGATAAAACACATTTAGAAGAAGCCTATCAATCTGCTTGGAACAGTATAAGAGTAATGAATTAA